In one Pseudoclavibacter sp. Marseille-Q3772 genomic region, the following are encoded:
- a CDS encoding lamin tail domain-containing protein, with translation MRLRGLGAAIAATALLTAGFVSPALAAPTDGTVRVNEVESSAPDKGPDWAELHNTGSEPVDLSGYQFIDDDDSHTPYVIPEGTVLEPGGFLVLEEFKKKQGTGHFDFGLGKEDAARLLDPSGAQVDSLSWTGGHASGTYGIDPDTGEIVDMEPTQGEPNKPAAKSGTVVLNEIDSAPADAVELYNTGEQPVDLSGFELRDNSDDHRWRFAEGATLNAGEFLIVDAKTQGLIYSDGAWKGGTFESAIGIGSGDSMRIFDVEGSLVDEFSWTEHASHNGSEADATLSRCPDGTGEWKIGTPTLGAANSCVADITEPEPAPSTPLSPEISVLDAEAKFLEDSSGLDVFDGHLYAIDNGTGTFWKLAIADDGSVSFADGWDAGKRIRFQKDAEDAKAKGPDTEGITLDGAGMVYAASERDNGAKDVNMNTILMVDPNAAGPDLVAQQEWDLTAQLPQVDANTGIEAVEWVPNSALAGNMPNTTTGGIYNPADYPNAIASGLFFVALEANGHVYAFALNEDGSAQLVSEFAPETLNGAMALDFDEVNNELWVVSDNGFAGRMETLQFVDGIVRHTPYPGIATMEDLNNEGFALGIGECTDGMRGAYFFEDGVKQGALKYAGVPCSLQAGEAPEPPTTTPTEPTESETSPTTSATETEDAMDMNNTAAGLASTGAEGLTWMLIVAGAIVVLGVGLFLLGRRNRTEDDADGVDEAATTAAATEADSAADAGDIDVDGTDSKL, from the coding sequence ATGCGTCTTCGTGGATTGGGTGCGGCCATCGCCGCAACTGCACTACTCACCGCCGGATTCGTATCGCCGGCACTGGCTGCACCGACCGATGGCACGGTGCGAGTTAATGAGGTTGAGTCCAGCGCCCCCGACAAGGGGCCGGACTGGGCCGAACTGCACAACACTGGCAGCGAACCCGTTGACCTCAGCGGCTATCAGTTCATCGACGATGACGACAGCCACACGCCCTATGTAATCCCCGAGGGAACCGTATTGGAGCCCGGCGGTTTCTTGGTTCTGGAGGAGTTCAAGAAGAAGCAGGGTACGGGCCACTTCGACTTCGGTTTGGGCAAGGAAGACGCGGCGCGGCTGCTCGACCCGAGCGGTGCCCAGGTCGACTCGCTCAGCTGGACTGGCGGTCACGCATCCGGAACCTACGGTATCGACCCGGATACCGGCGAGATCGTGGATATGGAACCCACCCAGGGGGAACCGAACAAACCGGCAGCGAAGTCGGGCACTGTCGTGCTGAACGAGATCGACTCAGCGCCGGCAGATGCTGTTGAGCTGTACAACACCGGCGAACAGCCTGTGGATCTAAGCGGCTTCGAACTGCGCGATAACTCCGACGACCACCGCTGGCGCTTCGCCGAGGGTGCAACGCTGAACGCGGGCGAGTTCCTCATCGTCGATGCCAAGACCCAGGGGCTCATCTACAGCGACGGTGCCTGGAAGGGCGGCACGTTCGAGAGCGCGATCGGTATCGGTAGCGGTGACTCGATGCGTATCTTCGATGTCGAAGGCTCGCTGGTCGATGAGTTTTCGTGGACCGAGCACGCCAGCCACAACGGCAGCGAAGCGGATGCGACACTCTCGCGTTGCCCGGACGGCACCGGTGAATGGAAGATCGGCACGCCGACGCTCGGTGCAGCAAACAGCTGCGTTGCCGATATCACCGAACCAGAACCGGCCCCGAGCACGCCTCTGTCGCCGGAGATCTCGGTGCTCGATGCCGAGGCGAAGTTCCTGGAGGATTCATCCGGTCTCGACGTGTTCGACGGGCACCTCTACGCCATTGATAACGGAACCGGCACGTTCTGGAAGCTTGCGATCGCCGACGACGGCTCGGTGAGCTTCGCCGACGGCTGGGATGCCGGTAAGCGCATCCGCTTCCAGAAGGACGCCGAGGACGCCAAGGCGAAGGGCCCGGATACGGAGGGCATCACCCTCGACGGTGCCGGCATGGTGTACGCGGCATCCGAGCGCGATAACGGCGCCAAGGATGTCAACATGAACACCATCCTGATGGTTGACCCGAACGCTGCTGGTCCAGACCTGGTCGCCCAGCAGGAATGGGACCTCACCGCACAGCTGCCGCAGGTTGACGCCAACACGGGTATTGAGGCCGTGGAATGGGTGCCGAACTCGGCGCTCGCCGGCAATATGCCGAACACCACGACCGGCGGTATCTACAACCCGGCCGACTACCCGAACGCGATCGCATCCGGCCTGTTCTTCGTCGCTCTCGAAGCGAACGGACACGTCTACGCATTCGCGCTCAACGAGGACGGCAGCGCGCAGCTGGTCTCCGAGTTCGCGCCCGAAACGCTGAATGGTGCCATGGCGCTCGACTTTGACGAGGTAAACAACGAGCTCTGGGTCGTATCCGACAACGGTTTCGCAGGGCGCATGGAAACCCTCCAGTTCGTTGACGGCATCGTGCGGCACACGCCATATCCCGGAATCGCCACCATGGAAGACCTCAACAACGAGGGCTTCGCGCTGGGTATCGGCGAGTGCACTGACGGGATGCGTGGAGCCTACTTCTTCGAGGATGGGGTCAAGCAGGGCGCGTTGAAGTACGCCGGTGTGCCGTGTAGCCTGCAAGCAGGCGAAGCCCCAGAGCCGCCGACGACTACCCCGACCGAACCGACCGAGTCGGAGACGTCGCCAACCACATCCGCAACGGAGACCGAAGACGCCATGGATATGAACAACACCGCAGCAGGACTGGCGAGCACCGGTGCCGAAGGGCTGACCTGGATGCTCATTGTCGCAGGTGCAATTGTGGTGCTCGGTGTTGGGCTCTTCCTGCTCGGCCGCCGAAACCGCACTGAGGATGACGCGGACGGCGTCGATGAGGCGGCCACGACAGCCGCCGCAACCGAGGCGGACAGCGCCGCTGACGCCGGCGATATCGACGTCGACGGTACTGATTCGAAGCTGTAA
- a CDS encoding DEAD/DEAH box helicase, translated as MSRGRGYKAPGNYVPKRKRGGKLERQRPNRSEQHRGEQKRRSEPHRAEQDRRSEQHRAEQNRGTDPQRTPARESAPPTAPARLETVRVDPASVADISFADLGLDERLITALARSGASAPYAIQAATIPDALAGRNVLGRAQTGSGKTIAFGAALVQRLFRMRGPRAGQPGRAPGALVLAPTRELAVQIDKTIRPLAHALGLYTAQLYGGVTHKNQLTALERGVDIVIGTPGRVNDLAQRGHLDLGQVVIAVLDEADEMSAMGFIDQVERILDHTRSTGQRLLFSATLDEDVRRVIDLYMPAPVAYEIAGEAGTIDHRVYIVTRGDKDAVTAQLARTPGLVLIFMRTKLGVERMVEALKAHEVKSLPLHGDLSQGKRTANLRSFSDGRVRVLVATDMAARGIHVPNVRLVVQADPPDKFKTYLHRAGRTGRAGEQGTVVTLVAPSRREKMRQLLELAEVDVPMIPTSAGGAELDEFGW; from the coding sequence ATGTCTCGAGGGCGCGGGTATAAGGCACCGGGCAACTACGTTCCGAAACGTAAGCGCGGCGGCAAGTTGGAGCGGCAGCGACCGAATCGAAGCGAGCAGCATCGAGGCGAGCAGAAACGGCGAAGCGAGCCGCATCGCGCCGAGCAAGACCGGCGAAGCGAACAGCATCGTGCCGAGCAGAACCGGGGCACCGATCCGCAGCGAACGCCAGCGCGCGAATCAGCGCCACCGACTGCCCCGGCCAGGCTCGAAACCGTGCGGGTGGATCCCGCATCCGTTGCCGACATCAGCTTCGCCGACCTCGGCCTTGACGAGCGACTCATTACCGCATTGGCGCGTTCGGGCGCGAGCGCACCGTATGCGATCCAGGCGGCCACGATTCCCGACGCGCTCGCGGGGCGCAATGTGCTGGGCCGCGCGCAGACCGGATCGGGTAAGACGATCGCCTTCGGTGCCGCGCTCGTGCAGCGACTATTTCGTATGCGAGGCCCGCGCGCAGGGCAACCGGGGCGTGCTCCAGGCGCACTGGTCCTGGCGCCCACAAGAGAGCTTGCCGTACAGATCGACAAGACGATCCGGCCCCTAGCCCATGCCCTCGGGTTGTACACGGCTCAGCTCTACGGCGGCGTGACCCACAAGAACCAGCTGACTGCACTCGAGCGCGGTGTCGATATCGTGATCGGCACCCCCGGTCGAGTCAACGACCTCGCCCAGCGCGGCCACCTCGACCTCGGCCAGGTGGTGATCGCCGTACTCGACGAGGCCGACGAGATGAGCGCGATGGGCTTTATCGACCAGGTCGAACGCATCCTCGATCACACGCGCAGCACCGGGCAGCGACTGCTGTTTTCGGCAACGCTGGATGAGGATGTGCGGCGGGTCATCGATCTCTACATGCCCGCGCCGGTCGCCTATGAGATTGCCGGCGAGGCCGGCACGATTGACCATCGTGTCTACATCGTGACGCGAGGCGATAAGGATGCGGTGACGGCACAGTTGGCGCGCACCCCGGGCCTCGTGCTGATCTTCATGCGCACCAAGCTCGGTGTGGAGCGGATGGTCGAAGCACTGAAAGCGCACGAGGTGAAATCCCTACCGCTGCACGGCGATCTCTCGCAGGGCAAACGCACCGCGAACCTGCGGTCATTCAGCGACGGCCGGGTGCGCGTGTTGGTGGCGACCGATATGGCCGCGCGTGGGATTCACGTCCCCAATGTGCGCCTGGTGGTACAGGCTGATCCACCCGATAAATTCAAGACCTATCTGCATCGGGCAGGTCGAACCGGACGCGCGGGCGAGCAGGGTACGGTGGTAACCCTGGTGGCGCCAAGCCGGCGCGAGAAGATGCGGCAACTCTTGGAGCTTGCCGAGGTGGATGTGCCGATGATCCCGACATCCGCGGGCGGCGCGGAACTCGATGAATTCGGGTGGTAG